Genomic window (Melioribacteraceae bacterium):
GCGCTTCCGAATACCGGCCAAATTGCCATAGATTGACCGCTAAGTGTTAATACCGCTCCAAATAGAACAGTTATTGCTGTTGCAACATATCGATTTGATGATAAAATATTTTTATTTGCTTTATCCTCACTCTCAAAAAATTCCTGGAAGGAATATCTTGCTAGCCGTGTGGCAGTATCAAGTGAAGTAAGTGCAAAAGCTGAGACAGCCAATGCCGCAAAACTTGTCCCAACTTCTACCGAAATGTTTAAATAAGGAATATTGTGCATAAAATTAGCAACACCGGTAGCAAATGCAGTAACCGGACCTTTTGTTGTGAGTAGTTCGAGGAAATGCTCTTGATCTAAAGAAGCAACTGAAAGCAGGGAAAGCACAGCGAGTAATCCTTCTATAAGCATACCTCCATAGCCAATAATCCTTGCGTCACTCTCTTTATTAAGTTGTTTTGCCGTTGTACCACTTCCAACAATTGAGTGAAAGCCGCTTATAGCTCCGCAAGCTACAGTTACAAATAATACAGGGAATAAATACCCTAATTTTTCAATGTGAAAATTTGTAAAAGATGCAAGATGTACTTCAGGCATTGTAAAGAATAGCCCTACAATACCGCCAAGCATTATTGCGTATAAAAAATAGGAATTCAAATAATCACGGGGTTGAAGCAGAATCCACACCGGAGTGACCGACGCGACAAAAATATATGCGAGCAAAATCCAGATCCATAATTCCTTACTTAATGAAAATGGAAATAAATGCCCGGCGTAAATAGCTAAAAAGAGAAGCGCAACGCCGATAATTGAAGAAATCCATAATGAAATTTTTAAGCGGTAGACTGTCAATCCGAATCCAACCGCCAGAATGATAAATAATAATGATGAAGTCCCCGCGCTAGGTATAGCGTAAAATGTATCTGAAACTATAACCGTGAAGACAGCAATTACTAAAATGAGAGTTGCCCAGGTAAAAATTAAAAATAATTTTTTCCCACTAAGTCCAATATAGTTTTCTATAATCTGACCTATAGATTTCCCACGGTGACGTATTGATGCAACAATTGATAAGTAATCGTGAACCCCGCCAATAAATATTGATCCTACTAAAACCCACAAATAAACAGGAATCCACCCGAAACTTGCAGCGATAATGGGTCCAACAATAGGACCAGCTCCTGCTATAGAAGCAAAATGGTGCCCTAACAAAACTGGGGATTTTGCCGGAACATAATCAACTCCATCATTCATTTTATGTGACGGTGTTTCATTCTCATCATCAATTTTCAATTTGGTTGAGATGAACATCCCATAATACTTGTATGCAGTAATAAAAAGCATTAGCGCAAAAACAGCTAAAGCAACTCCACTCATTCTATACCTATCGAGTTAATTAGGAAAAATATAAACGACTAATTCAATCTAGCAATTATTGCATCGGTCATTTGCTGAGTAGTGCATGCACCTTTCTCGAAAACATCAGCGCCTCCTCGCAATTTCATCATATCGTAACTTCTAATTTTTCCCTCCTCAATTACCGAGGTAATTGCTTTTCTAATTTTAAGCGCAATTTCGTATTCTCCAATATGCTCAAGCATCATTACTGCACTCATAAACATTGCGATTGGGTTAACAATTGAAGGATTTAATTTTTCATATTTTGGAGCGCTGCCATGTGTCGGTTCAAATACAGCATATTCATCTCCAAGATTTGCACTGCACGCAAATCCCAATCCTCCAATCAATCCGGCAAATCCATCACTAATAATATCTCCGAACATATTCTCGGCAACAATCACTCCATAATCTTCTGGATTTTTAGTAAGCCACATCATTTGTGCATCAATATTCGTATCCCACAATGAAATATGTGGATATTCTTTAGCGATTTGTTTTGCAATTTTAAACATCATACCGGAAGTTTCTCTCAACACATTTGGTTTCTCGCATAAAGTTAGATTTTTATAGCCAAATTTATTTGCATACTCAAAAGCGGCACGAATTATTCTCTCACTTGCTTTTTTAGTGACGATTCTAGTAGAAATTGCCATCTCTTCACTTGGAACATTAGCGAATGATTTCATTTTTGAATGTGTTTCAAAAGCATCACGAACATTTTTAGGAGGATTCGTCCATTCTACACCCGCATACAATCCTTCAGTATTCTGCCTAAAAATTACAGCATTTACTTCCGGTTCCTCAATTAAATTACCGCCTCCTTTTCTAATAAAATTGAGTGGATTGCCTTTAAATGAAATGCAAGGACGAATACATATGTCGAGATTAAATATTTGTCGTAAACTAACAATAGGTGAAAAATAAACAAATCCTTTTCCTCTTAATTCGGGCTCAAGTTCTTGATCAGCGGCATCTTTAGGTTTTGATGTAATTGCTCCAAATAATGCAATCTTATGCTCCGAAATTAAATCGACAGTTCTTTGCGGCAGCGCGTTACCTTCTTTGCACCAAAAGTCCCAGCCAATATCGCCATAAATGTAATTAGCCTTAAAGCCAGCGGCATCAAGTAATCTTATTGATTCCGGCAATACTACTTTTCCAATACCGTCACCCGGTAATGCAACTATAGTTCTCATTTGTCATCCTTATTATTAGAAAGTTGTATGTGAAACTTAGAGGTTCAAACTTAAATTGGCAACAAATCAAATCAGAAATTATAATCGATTTGAAAACTTAATCGGTTATCCAAATCACCGGGGAACTGAGAATTGCCACTCCCAAATTCTTTGTTATTTGGTTTTTTTAATTCAGAGTACTTTACTGAAAAGGAAATTCCAAAGACTGTTTTGTAACCAAAATAAATGTACCATCTTATTCCTTCTCCGTATAATGGTGGATTGGAAAGAACGCCCGCTAAATCATTTTCAAATTGATATACTCTTGTATTATAGGAATCGGTTTTAAAAAAAATTATTCGCGCATTTAAATCTAAGTTTTTAACGGGGATCAGCTTAATATCCTGATAGATTAAAAATCCGGTTTCTCTCTTATTCGTTTCAATTGTTGTTACAAATTCACCTCGAGTTCTTAGTTGAAATGATTTTTCTGACTTGAATAATATTTCACCTCGCAGACTCTCATATTTCTTTGTACTAACAGTATAGATATACACTATTGGTTTAATATCCTCTTTAATCTCATTTTTATACCTTAGCCTAAGTTCAATTGAACGGGAGGGTTTATATGTATAGTGCAATAGGAAATCATTTCCCTTTGTGCTGAAATTGTATTTGCTATCAGCTACAGGAAATTTATATTGATCATAATAAAAATCAAATGTCCCAACTGATGAATGATAACGGAAACCGGAATAGAATCCAATTTCATTACTAGTATTGTCGGCTTCACCAAAACCAGAGGATCGAAAACTTTTATACTCGGTTGCATAATTTCTAATGGAAAACATTAGCTTAAAATTTTTTGAAGCTGCAAACTCAAAATTATTTATTGATGCAACGGATGAATTGGCAAGACTGGTTTCGCCTGTAAAACTAAAAGTTCCATAATTCGTATTATAGCACCATGAGAAAATTGGAAAACTTTTTTGTGGGTGCGATTGTGTCTTAGGATTTTGATATGGAAGGTTGAAATTGGTTTTGTAAAATAAAAAACCAATTGAGCCCCAATCATCAAATTCATACTCTGTTGCTATTCCAAATATTGTTTCTTTAACCATATCTTTTTTACTTAATTCTGAATTAGTGCGATGCATGCCATCTAATGGAAAGGAGGTTATCTGATTTGAAAAGGTATCAATATTTGCGTCAAGATATTTAAATGAAAAGAAAGATGTGAATGAGAAATTGCATAATTTTATTGTACCCGCGATTCCTCTCATAAATAAATTTTCTTCAGCACTTAAAAATGTTTTTACTCTTTGAGCTTTTCTAGGCAAAACATTTACGGCTTCGCTTCCTTTTGAAACTCCATATCTATTCCATATCGCCAGCCCTTGACCAAATTCAGTTATATAATCCCCAATCACAAAAGTATAAGTATTATCTGTACCCTTCATCGATAGGTTAAATAAAGCTAGATCAGTGAGAGAACTTTCTCCGGCATCTTTCTCAGTTAGTAGCCCTAATCTCAAATTATTTCCCTTATTAATGATCAAACGGTTAATAACTTTTAATTTACTTCCTGAGTAGGCGCCATTTCGGAATCCTCTTTCTGTTTGCATATCTTGTTGTATTCTTGTTCTGAGGGATAATTTAATGTTAGAGAAATATTTCCCAATAGAACTAAAAGGGGATGACTCATTATATTTACCGAGTTGAAAAAAGGGTAATATCTTAATAATTAATTCGTTACTCACCCCAGCAATATTTACTAATTGTGATGATTCATATATTCCGCCAAGCAAGTTTCTGTGGCGGATGATAGCTGTTGCTTCTTGTCGTGTTAAAAAAGGAATTGCGAGAAGTTCATTTATAGATGCCTCATTTAATCTTATCGGGTTCTGAATCAAGTATTCAAGTTGATCATAATAATCATTTATCTCATTATCCATAATCAATTCTTCTAAAAAATTGTCGAAGAGATTATAAATATTGGTAGTGTCGCTCTGACCGATCAAATCGATCTGCAGAAATATTATTAAGATGACTGCGGTTAAAAATTTGCTAATCATTTTGAAAGCGAATTAAGATGGCAAATTGGTGACTATTTCCAAGATCGGCATTGTTCGTGCGTGCGTAATCAAAATGAAAATAATTATAGTGTATACCAATACCCAATGAGAATGTATTTGGTTCATTAGAAGTACCAATACGAAGAGAAAAATATTCAATTGGGGTGTATTCTGTTCCAAAGCGCAGTGAAGGTTTAAATCTAGTTTCTTTTTCTATACCTAGGGTAAATAGCAGTTCTTCTACTAGTTGTAAGTGAAAACCCGCACTAATTATTGTAGGTAGCATGTCGGATTCATTTCCGATCGAAGACTGAGCCAAATTTTGTAACGAAGCACCAAATCCAATCTCATTACTAATACTTAGAATCGCACCAGCATTTAAAATAAACGCAGAACTATTTCCATAATTCTTAATAGAGATATTCTTATATAAAAGAGAACCGCCAGCCGAAAAAATGTTGCTGATTTTTTTTGCGTATCCAATTATAATACTAGTTTCTCTGTATAGTTCAAATCCATAAGTCGAAAAACCGGCACCCAATGAACCGAACTTAGTTGGCTCGCAATAAACTCCATATGCATTCGATAATTCTTTTATTCCGAATGGAGATGGTGAAAAATAAAACCCGATTTCTCGGCTACCGACCAGAGATAATCCGGAAGAATTATTGAAGAGAGAAAAGGCATCATTATCGAAAGATATATTTGAGTGAGCCAGCGCAACTTGTCGCGCCCCGGGCTTAGATTGTGGGAAACTATGATTCCAGGCTAATAGTACAATCGCCAAAATTAACACTGATGGTTTCATGTTCTAAAAGTTTAAGTTATGTCATTGTTTAATAATCTATAAATATCTATTTTGAAATAAATATTATATCAATGATTGGGAAGTGTGATGAAAAAAATAGTTTTGTTAATGTTACTTTTACAGCTTTACCCCATTATAATTCAATCGCAAGAACTAGATGCAACAGTCACTATGAATGTTGAGCAGTTGCCAAACCCAGCTAGAGATAGACTAATAAATTTTGAAACCGTGGTACAAGATTACCTGAATAATAATAAATATACAAGTGGTACATGGGAAGGGGAAAGAATAAAATGTTCGTTTACGATATTCTTTTTGGGCGCACCGGACGAAACAAGCTATAGCGCTCAGTTGGTCGTCTCTAGTCAGCGCCCGGTTGAAGGATCACAAATAAGCTCGTTAATGTTGAGTATTATGGATAATGCTTGGAGTTTTAAATATGAAAAAGGGCAGGGATTATATTTTAATCAGAGTGATTTCGATCCTTTAACAAGTATGCTTGATTACTATGCT
Coding sequences:
- a CDS encoding carbon starvation protein A, encoding MSGVALAVFALMLFITAYKYYGMFISTKLKIDDENETPSHKMNDGVDYVPAKSPVLLGHHFASIAGAGPIVGPIIAASFGWIPVYLWVLVGSIFIGGVHDYLSIVASIRHRGKSIGQIIENYIGLSGKKLFLIFTWATLILVIAVFTVIVSDTFYAIPSAGTSSLLFIILAVGFGLTVYRLKISLWISSIIGVALLFLAIYAGHLFPFSLSKELWIWILLAYIFVASVTPVWILLQPRDYLNSYFLYAIMLGGIVGLFFTMPEVHLASFTNFHIEKLGYLFPVLFVTVACGAISGFHSIVGSGTTAKQLNKESDARIIGYGGMLIEGLLAVLSLLSVASLDQEHFLELLTTKGPVTAFATGVANFMHNIPYLNISVEVGTSFAALAVSAFALTSLDTATRLARYSFQEFFESEDKANKNILSSNRYVATAITVLFGAVLTLSGQSMAIWPVFGSANQLLAAIALLALTVWVAKLGLNYLFTLIPMIFMFLVTLTALATLTYGNILKQNFVLVVISILLFILAIVLIYQAYQVLSSSNKNELK
- a CDS encoding isocitrate/isopropylmalate dehydrogenase family protein, which produces MRTIVALPGDGIGKVVLPESIRLLDAAGFKANYIYGDIGWDFWCKEGNALPQRTVDLISEHKIALFGAITSKPKDAADQELEPELRGKGFVYFSPIVSLRQIFNLDICIRPCISFKGNPLNFIRKGGGNLIEEPEVNAVIFRQNTEGLYAGVEWTNPPKNVRDAFETHSKMKSFANVPSEEMAISTRIVTKKASERIIRAAFEYANKFGYKNLTLCEKPNVLRETSGMMFKIAKQIAKEYPHISLWDTNIDAQMMWLTKNPEDYGVIVAENMFGDIISDGFAGLIGGLGFACSANLGDEYAVFEPTHGSAPKYEKLNPSIVNPIAMFMSAVMMLEHIGEYEIALKIRKAITSVIEEGKIRSYDMMKLRGGADVFEKGACTTQQMTDAIIARLN
- a CDS encoding helix-hairpin-helix domain-containing protein; its protein translation is MISKFLTAVILIIFLQIDLIGQSDTTNIYNLFDNFLEELIMDNEINDYYDQLEYLIQNPIRLNEASINELLAIPFLTRQEATAIIRHRNLLGGIYESSQLVNIAGVSNELIIKILPFFQLGKYNESSPFSSIGKYFSNIKLSLRTRIQQDMQTERGFRNGAYSGSKLKVINRLIINKGNNLRLGLLTEKDAGESSLTDLALFNLSMKGTDNTYTFVIGDYITEFGQGLAIWNRYGVSKGSEAVNVLPRKAQRVKTFLSAEENLFMRGIAGTIKLCNFSFTSFFSFKYLDANIDTFSNQITSFPLDGMHRTNSELSKKDMVKETIFGIATEYEFDDWGSIGFLFYKTNFNLPYQNPKTQSHPQKSFPIFSWCYNTNYGTFSFTGETSLANSSVASINNFEFAASKNFKLMFSIRNYATEYKSFRSSGFGEADNTSNEIGFYSGFRYHSSVGTFDFYYDQYKFPVADSKYNFSTKGNDFLLHYTYKPSRSIELRLRYKNEIKEDIKPIVYIYTVSTKKYESLRGEILFKSEKSFQLRTRGEFVTTIETNKRETGFLIYQDIKLIPVKNLDLNARIIFFKTDSYNTRVYQFENDLAGVLSNPPLYGEGIRWYIYFGYKTVFGISFSVKYSELKKPNNKEFGSGNSQFPGDLDNRLSFQIDYNF